The window GACTTCTTTTCAGACCTAAGTAAAATCTATGCCTGATGCTACACCCTCCCCAGATTTACCGCTTGGTCCAAGATTAGTCTGACTCAAAGTGCTGGAAAAGCCAGCATTACAATAAAAAAACCCAGGATGTATGGTTAACAACCCGGGCACTTATCGAGAGTAATCTAAAAAATGTCGTTAGCTAAAAAGGTTAAAAAACACCTTAACTTTCAGCTCTAACGTGATGTAAATAGAAAGGTTGTGGTTTTCCTAGGGCCAGCAAAACTTATCAGTGAGAGTGGCCCGTTCCTGTTTTTAGCTGTACTGAAATTAGTTTGCTGACAGTCTCTCTTATAAATTGTTCTTGCAAAGGCTTCTGTAAAATCCCTTCGGCTTGTCTTTATAATATTAAGATTAGCCTTTTTCTATACTCAGAGAGCAAAGAGGCAGTGTGCATCACAATGAAAACATCTTCATTCAAGGATATATCTTTAAATGCTAGCCTATCCAAACCTGAATGTCAGCGGTTTCGGGGGGCACCGCGACTGTCGCGACGGCTACGGGCCCCGGGCGGACTGTTCCATTTATTTCAGGTTCAACATCTAAAAAATAATGTCAGCGGCAGAAGGCTTATTTTGGTGATATCATAGTGCTTGTTGAGGATCAGTAATGCACTCTACCTCTTCAGCAACGTTCATTCCTTGCAGTGGTTGCTGATGTAGGAAAGCAGCTGATGCGTCATCATCGATGACTTAAGATCTTCTTTACTTTGTCCTTTAGGTCAAGAATAAAAATGATACAGACACTGCGCATCTATTATACCAAGAAAAAAAGGGAAGAGATCTAGCAGCCTTAACGAACCCAGGCTGGAGATGGCTTGGAAAATCACTACATAAAGGACTGCTTACCTGGATGTTTATGATTTCAAGCTGAAAATACATTACCAAATGAAAGACTGAAACACTTGTAGTACACTTAGCTGTTCTTTGTTTCCTTCTTGTTTTTAGCCTAGATCAAGATAGGTCTCTATTAGATTTTCTACCTTCTCTTTGGTTAATGGCTTCTGCACATAGTCCAGAATATCATACTGTTTAGCTCTTTCTAAATCCTTGGGGTGCTTTGAAGAGGTATACATAACAATCCGTTGGGAGCAGATTTCATTCAATAATTTTTCCTGTTTTACTTTTTCCAGAAATTCAAATCCATTCATCACAGGCATATTAATATCGAGAAAGATCAATTCAGGGCCTTGATCTCGAATAGAATCG of the Flammeovirgaceae bacterium 311 genome contains:
- a CDS encoding two-component response regulator (COG0784 FOG: CheY-like receiver), with the translated sequence MIIDDDETTCFLNKIFLEDLQVTEEVDCFQDPQEAFSFLKEAYLNDSIRDQGPELIFLDINMPVMNGFEFLEKVKQEKLLNEICSQRIVMYTSSKHPKDLERAKQYDILDYVQKPLTKEKVENLIETYLDLG